The following are encoded together in the Serratia sp. UGAL515B_01 genome:
- the lrhA gene encoding transcriptional regulator LrhA — protein MTTANRPIINLDLDLLRTFVAVADLNTFAAAAAAVCRTQSAVSQQMQRLEQLVGKELFARHGRNKLLTEHGIQFLGYARKILRFNDEACTSLMFNNINGVLSIGASDDSADTILPYLLNRVTSVYPKLAIDVRVKRSPFMADMLKNGEVDLAITTVDTGGHPHIVLRTSPTLWYCAADYNFQSGVPIPLVVLDEPSPFRTMAIKHLDAAGVAWRIAYSASTLSAVRAACRAGLGVTARPVEMMSPDLRVLGAAEGLPPLPDTQYALCKDMACENELARAIFNAVQNGGATYHFDEISPVIEESSCLFEEEE, from the coding sequence ATGACAACTGCAAATCGTCCGATAATTAATCTCGACCTCGATCTGCTTAGAACTTTTGTTGCTGTTGCTGATTTGAATACCTTCGCGGCGGCAGCGGCTGCCGTGTGTCGCACGCAGTCGGCGGTCAGTCAACAAATGCAGCGGTTAGAGCAATTGGTTGGCAAAGAGTTGTTTGCACGCCATGGGCGCAATAAGTTATTAACCGAACACGGAATACAGTTTCTCGGCTACGCTAGGAAAATCCTTCGTTTCAATGATGAAGCCTGTACGTCACTGATGTTCAATAATATCAATGGTGTTCTGTCGATCGGGGCTTCTGATGATAGTGCCGATACTATACTTCCTTATCTGCTAAACCGCGTCACGTCGGTTTATCCCAAGCTGGCGATTGATGTCCGGGTAAAGCGTAGTCCATTTATGGCAGATATGCTGAAGAATGGAGAAGTGGATTTGGCTATTACTACAGTGGATACCGGAGGGCATCCCCATATTGTTTTGCGCACATCACCAACGTTGTGGTACTGCGCTGCCGATTATAATTTCCAATCAGGGGTACCTATCCCACTGGTTGTGCTGGATGAACCAAGCCCGTTTCGAACTATGGCAATCAAACATCTTGATGCGGCTGGCGTTGCCTGGCGTATTGCCTACTCGGCTTCAACGTTATCCGCAGTACGGGCAGCGTGTAGGGCCGGTTTAGGGGTTACAGCCAGGCCAGTAGAGATGATGAGTCCAGACTTGAGGGTTCTGGGGGCCGCTGAGGGTTTACCACCGCTTCCCGATACGCAATATGCGTTATGCAAAGATATGGCGTGTGAAAATGAACTAGCTAGGGCAATCTTTAATGCAGTACAGAATGGAGGTGCAACGTACCATTTCGACGAAATATCACCAGTGATTGAAGAGAGTTCTTGCTTGTTTGAAGAAGAAGAATAA